A window of the Eulemur rufifrons isolate Redbay chromosome 6, OSU_ERuf_1, whole genome shotgun sequence genome harbors these coding sequences:
- the TBX10 gene encoding T-box transcription factor TBX10, protein MAAFLSAGLGVLAPSDTCTLPMTSRSWEPSPGTPFPSGPCASSTGAHAVTEPAGQGPKNPRVSNVTVQLEMRPLWEEFNQLGTEMIVTKAGRRMFPTFQVKILGMDTLADYVLLMDFIPLDDKRYRYAFHSSAWLVAGKADPATPGRVHFHPDSPAKGAQWMRQIVSFDKLKLTNNLLDDNGHIILNSMHRYQPRFHVVFVDPRKDSERYAQENFKSFIFTETQFTAVTAYQNHRITQLKIASNPFAKGFRESDLDSWPVAPRPLLGVPARSRSSLSPCLLKGAPEKEKGPNRASASTSRTPAQLHHQLLPPPDALLAPATYRPLTYQDLYPGAPRHLGTPRARPAPYPLPSIQANREEGGLPFPAGLGLLAPTTVCLGPGQDSG, encoded by the exons ATGGCAG CCTTCCTGTCTGCCGGCCTTGGCGTCCTTGCACCCTCAGACACCTGCACCCTACCCATGACCAGCCGCAGCTGGGAGCCCTCACCGGGGACGCCGTTCCCATCAGGCCCTTGTGCCAGCTCCACTGGGGCCCATGCCGTGACTGAGCCCGCTGGGCAGGGCCCCAAGAACCCACGTGTGTCCAATGTGACGGTTCAGCTGGAGATGAGGCCTCTGTGGGAGGAGTTCAACCAGCTGGGCACAGAAATGATTGTCACCAAGGCGGGCAG GAGGATGTTCCCCACCTTCCAGGTGAAGATCCTAGGCATGGACACGCTGGCCGACTATGTCCTGCTCATGGACTTCATCCCGCTCGACGACAAGAGATACAG GTACGCCTTCCACAGCTCGGCCTGGCTGGTGGCAGGCAAGGCGGACCCGGCCACGCCCGGCCGCGTGCACTTCCACCCCGACTCACCAGCCAAGGGTGCCCAGTGGATGCGCCAGATCGTGTCCTTCGACAAGCTCAAACTGACCAACAACCTGCTGGATGACAACGGCCAC ATCATTCTCAACTCCATGCACCGCTACCAGCCCCGTTTCCATGTGGTCTTCGTGGACCCACGCAAGGACAGTGAGCGCTACGCCCAGGAGAACTTCAAGTCCTTCATCTTCACCGAGACACAGTTCACAGCTGTGACTGCGTATCAGAACCACCGG ATCACCCAGCTGAAAATCGCCAGCAACCCTTTTGCCAAAGGCTTTCGAGAGAGTGACCTGGACTCCTG GCCTGTAGCCCCGCGGCCCCTGCTTGGTGTCCCAGCCCGGAGTCGCAGCAGCCTCAGTCCCTGTCTCCTGAAGGGCGCCCCAGAGAAGGAGAAGG GCCCCAACAGGGCTTCAGCCTCTACCTCCAGGACCCCTGCCCAGCTCCACCATCAGCTGCTGCCCCCACCTGATGCCCTGCTGGCCCCAGCTACCTACAGGCCCCTTACCTACCAGGACCTATACCCTGGAGCCCCAAGACACCTGGGCACCCCAAGGGCCCGACCGGCACCATACCCCCTCCCCAGCATCCAGGCTAACAGGGAAGAAGGAGGCCTGCCCTtcccagctgggctggggctcctgGCCCCCACCACTGTGTGCCTGGGGCCTGGCCAGGACTCTGGGTGA